A genomic window from Sphingomonas hankookensis includes:
- a CDS encoding helix-turn-helix domain-containing protein, translating into MTDQRDAASRQTETDFYYPLIIEQWNRRGVTNVEMARRLGKSVSLIGKVKSGRASFTAAMQIRVMEILEIDRQRAFLAAVWMKTPLAYFDDSFDKIYLVACRFVEASCPQLLSLAEQVKGDGLAPEAIERVLQSILMNMLNSVPPPRTGAN; encoded by the coding sequence ATGACTGACCAGAGGGATGCAGCAAGCCGACAGACCGAGACAGACTTCTACTATCCGCTTATCATCGAGCAGTGGAATCGCCGTGGCGTAACCAATGTCGAAATGGCCCGGAGACTCGGGAAAAGCGTCAGTCTCATCGGAAAGGTCAAATCCGGTCGCGCCAGCTTTACGGCCGCGATGCAGATAAGGGTCATGGAGATCCTGGAGATCGACCGGCAACGTGCGTTTCTTGCCGCAGTCTGGATGAAGACGCCCCTCGCCTATTTCGATGACAGCTTCGACAAGATCTACCTCGTCGCGTGCCGCTTCGTCGAAGCTTCCTGCCCCCAGTTACTGTCGCTCGCCGAGCAGGTGAAAGGCGATGGGCTTGCTCCCGAAGCGATCGAGCGGGTTTTGCAATCCATCCTGATGAACATGCTCAATTCGGTTCCCCCGCCCCGGACCGGAGCAAACTGA
- the traL gene encoding type IV conjugative transfer system protein TraL: MDRYTIPSHLDDPELIGFWTLDEFLAMAIPFIWGILSQHVVIGLMVSLLGWWGFRKLKAGKATSWILHMAYWHLPSSFTGLKATPPSHLRVMVG; this comes from the coding sequence ATGGACCGGTACACCATCCCTTCGCATCTCGACGACCCGGAGCTGATCGGCTTCTGGACGCTGGACGAGTTCCTCGCGATGGCGATCCCCTTCATCTGGGGGATCCTGTCGCAGCACGTCGTGATCGGACTGATGGTCTCGTTGCTCGGCTGGTGGGGTTTTCGGAAACTCAAAGCCGGCAAGGCCACGTCGTGGATTCTCCACATGGCCTACTGGCACCTGCCGTCGAGTTTTACCGGGCTGAAGGCGACACCGCCCTCCCACCTTCGCGTGATGGTGGGCTAA